The following is a genomic window from Bacteroidales bacterium.
TCATTCGTTGTCATTCGTTGTCATTCGTTGTCATTCGTTGTCATTCGTTGTCATTTTGTTTATTGACAACTACCTACTGACTACTGTCAACTGGCTACTGCCTACCGGCTACCGGTTACTGGCTACTGCCTACCGGCTACCGGCTACCGGCTACTGCCTACTGGCTACTGCCTACCTGAAGACCTTGAGGCTGCTCACCCCCCTATCGTCACCTTCATTCCAATGCCCTCAAAAATCTTCTTCAACTCGTTGAGTTTCTCCATCGAGGGTTCCTGTAATTCCTCCAGCTTATAATTCATCTTAAACCTTTGATATTTGCTCTTTGCAATCAGGTGATAGGGCAGAAGGTCGATCTGTTCCAGCCCGTTCAGCTCTAGGAGCAGGTCACGCAGGGCGACAACGTTTTTTTGCGTATCGGTTATTCCCGGAATGACCGGTATTCGGATGTCGACCTTTTTACCCATTTCCGAAAGAAACATCAGATTCTTCAATACCTTTTCGTTCGTCACGCCGGTGTATTTCAGATGATCCTCAGAATCAACAAGTTTCAGGTCATATAAAAAAAGGTCAACATGGTTCATCACCTGCTCGAGAACTGTTTCAGAAACATGTCCGCAGGTGTCAAGTGCGGTGTGGTATCCCCTCTCCTTTGCCAGCCGGAGAAGTTCCAGGAGAAATTCCGGCTGCATCAATGGCTCCCCTCCTGAGAAAGTGATCCCTCCGCCTGACTGGTCATAATAGATGCCATCCTTTTCGATCTCCCTCATTACCTCACTGGCTTCCACCCATCGGCCCGACACTTCTTCCGTCCTGTAAGCCCTTCCATCCAGTGACCGCTCCCTGATAACCACTTCTTCGTGTTTTGCCTGGCTCTCCGGATTGTGGCACCACCAGCACCGCAGCGGACATCCTTTGAAAAAGACGGTCGTTCGTATGCCCGGCCCGTCATGGATGGAAAAATGCTTGATATCGAATATAATACCTTTCACCAATAAATTTCAAATGTAAAATACTGAATACTAAATAAAACAGGGACTCTTTCAAAAAAAGGAAAGGAATTCATTTAGCACATCCAGCAGGCATACAATCCCTTGCCGTTGTTATGATAAAGGGTGCTATAGAACAAACGTGAATTCATGGCTGAACGATGGATTGCAAAATTAAGACGGTTCAGGCTGATTTTTAATGCAGAATATTATTTAGATCGATTCTAATTTACAAAAGGTATTCCCTGGTGATCATTTCTTTCACCGATGCCTCAATGGGGACTGCCTTCCCTGCATCGTCAATCTTGACAAACGTGATATACGTTGAGCAGACGGTCTCTTCCCCGCGGGAAGGGAAATCATAGCGTCGAGCCTCCACGAGCAGGGTTATGGAGGTGGTACCAATGCGCTTGACCTCACCGTAGATCCGGATGTGGTGACCCATTTTGACGGGTTTCTTAAAGGTCACTTCATCCATTTTCAGGGTGATCATATTGGGGGTAGAACATATATAACTGGCCAGCGATGCGCCGGCCTCATCCAGCCACGACAGCATCGTGCCACCGAACAGGTTGCCTTTCACCCCAATATCGCTGGTTTTGCAAACCTTGGTTGAAATATACACCATTTGCCTACCGTACTGTCGTCACTATGTGACTTTAAGGAATTTGAAAATCAAAAATAACCATAAATCACCATAAATAACCACACATAACCATAAATAACCATAAAGAACCATAAATAACGCGAGGCCGTCAGGCCGGGCAAATGACTATGAATGACTACGAATGACCATCTTGTTTCTCACTCAGTTTCTTAATGATCTCCTCCTGCAGCGCCTTCGAAACCGGCATATACCGGTAAAAATCCATGGAGAAATTCGCCCGGCCGCTGGTTATGTTCCTGAGTTGATTGGCATAACCAAACATTTCACTCAGCGGAACAATGCTCACCAGTTTCTGGGATCCCTTCCTGAACCTTCGCATCGACTCAATCTTTCCCCTGCGGCGGTTCAGGTTCCCGACGATTTCTCCGATATGCTCATCAGGGGTGTTGATCTCCACTTTCATGACCGGTTCCATCACAATGGGACTGGCTTTCATAAATCCACGCTTGAAACAAATGGAAGCACAGGTCTGAAAGGCCAGATCGGATGAATCAACCGGGTGGTACTTTCCGTCGAGTAAAACAATTTTGATATCCACGATGGGAAATCCTGTCAAAATACCATCCGCCATTGTTTTCCGGATTCCTTTATCCACAGATGGAATGAATTCAAGCGGTATGGCGCCTCCCTTGATCTTGTCAACAAACTCATAACCGCAACCTTCATTGGGTTCCAGACGGAAAAGTATTTGGGCGAACTGACCTTTTCCTCCGGTTTGTTTGACATGGCGGTACTCTGACTCCGTCTCCATCGTAATGGTCTCACGGTAAGCCACAGAAGGCTCTCCCACATTCACCTCTACTTTATGTTCGTAGAGGAGCCTGTCGACAATGATCTCAAGATGCAGTTCCCCCATTCCTGCGATCACGGATTCTTCTGTTTCTTCATTAAACCTGATATGAAAGGAAGGATCTTCCGCAGCCAGCTTGTTCAGTGCCTCTCCCAGTTTTCCCTGGTCAGCCCGCTTTGCAGGTGTGATCTTCAGTTCCAGCACGGAAGGAGGCACCTGTATGGATTCCAGGTGCAGCGGATACTGCGTGTCGCAAAGGGTATCCCCTGTCCTGGTGAACTTCATTCCGATCAACGCCACGATCTCTCCGGGACCTGCCTCGCTGATCTCCTCCCTGTCCTTGGCATGGATGCGGAGGATGCGCCCGATTCGTTCCTGCTTGTCCCGGGTCGAATTCAAAACAGCCATTCCACTTTTTAGATGTCCCGAATAAATCCGGATGAAGGTCTGCTGGCCCACAAACGGATCATGGATCAGCTTGAATGCCAGCGCAGTAAAAGGTGATTTTACAGAAGGGTAACGGGTATGGGATTTATCCGGATCTTTGGTATCGAGACCCACGACCGCTCCGATATCCAGCGGTGAAGGAAGATAGTCTACAATGGCA
Proteins encoded in this region:
- the fusA gene encoding elongation factor G, giving the protein MPLNNLRNIGIAAHIDAGKTTVTERILFYTGTTRKMGEVHNGQATMDFMKQEQERGITIASAAITCNWKGSQINLIDTPGHVDFTIEVERSLRVIDGLVAVFCAVSGVEPQSETVWHQADRYKVPRIAFINKMDRSGADFDEAVSMMNRHLDANAIPFQLPMGKEEDFTGIIDVVEQKAIIFNGTECTVTGIPDAYRVKAAEAKSYLIEKIAEFDDRIMELFLEDQEVPVEQIKKVTRQATLTMMVTPVFCGAAYRNKGVPQLLDAIVDYLPSPLDIGAVVGLDTKDPDKSHTRYPSVKSPFTALAFKLIHDPFVGQQTFIRIYSGHLKSGMAVLNSTRDKQERIGRILRIHAKDREEISEAGPGEIVALIGMKFTRTGDTLCDTQYPLHLESIQVPPSVLELKITPAKRADQGKLGEALNKLAAEDPSFHIRFNEETEESVIAGMGELHLEIIVDRLLYEHKVEVNVGEPSVAYRETITMETESEYRHVKQTGGKGQFAQILFRLEPNEGCGYEFVDKIKGGAIPLEFIPSVDKGIRKTMADGILTGFPIVDIKIVLLDGKYHPVDSSDLAFQTCASICFKRGFMKASPIVMEPVMKVEINTPDEHIGEIVGNLNRRRGKIESMRRFRKGSQKLVSIVPLSEMFGYANQLRNITSGRANFSMDFYRYMPVSKALQEEIIKKLSEKQDGHS
- a CDS encoding glycyl-radical enzyme activating protein — encoded protein: MKGIIFDIKHFSIHDGPGIRTTVFFKGCPLRCWWCHNPESQAKHEEVVIRERSLDGRAYRTEEVSGRWVEASEVMREIEKDGIYYDQSGGGITFSGGEPLMQPEFLLELLRLAKERGYHTALDTCGHVSETVLEQVMNHVDLFLYDLKLVDSEDHLKYTGVTNEKVLKNLMFLSEMGKKVDIRIPVIPGITDTQKNVVALRDLLLELNGLEQIDLLPYHLIAKSKYQRFKMNYKLEELQEPSMEKLNELKKIFEGIGMKVTIGG
- a CDS encoding hotdog domain-containing protein, with product MVYISTKVCKTSDIGVKGNLFGGTMLSWLDEAGASLASYICSTPNMITLKMDEVTFKKPVKMGHHIRIYGEVKRIGTTSITLLVEARRYDFPSRGEETVCSTYITFVKIDDAGKAVPIEASVKEMITREYLL